The Pirellulales bacterium DNA window TTGCGTCAGATGTTTGTCGCCGACCTTGAGCAAGGGGGCGTGACATGAATTTCACCGAGAACCCCCGTGAAGAGCGGTATTGGGAACTGCTGGAACAACATCTGGCGGGGAGCCTGAATCCCCAGGAAGCCGCCGAGTTTGCCCGCCTGAGCGCGGAATTTTATCCCGCTGCCGAAAATCCGCCCGGAACAGATCCCCATTTGGCCAGTCAAATCGGAGTTACAACCGATCTGGCCCACTGGAAAGAACTGGCGGGACTGGTCGTTGCCGCCCAAGCGGTCCCCAATTACCAGGAATTGCCCGGATCCCTGGCCGAAAAAATCCTAGCCACAGCCACCCTGCCGGATCATAGGCAAACGACGCGCAAAGGCTTCGCATCGCAGCCGGTCCACGTCGCCAGTGCCGGTACATTGCATGGCGATCCACGCCCGTCTCGCCCAGACTCGGCAAATGTTACCCCTGCCCAGCAATCCCTCTGGTCGCGAGAAATGGGGGCTTGGTTGGTGGCGGCGGCAAGTATTTTTTTAGCATTTGTGACGTTGCTCAATCGCGCCTCGGACAGATCTAGGGACATCGTTGTGGTGCCACCTCCACCCAATGCCGCCGTCCAGCGAGAGGAAATGCTTGCCCGGGCGGGTCAGGAAAACGCCCAGATTATCCGCCGCGACTGGACCGCCACGATGGACCCCGCCGCCCTAGGGGCCAGCGGTGACGTGGTCTGGGATAACGCGGCCCAGCGTGGATATATGCGTTTTCGAGGCTTGCCGGTCAATGATCCCCGCCAGGAACAGTACCAACTGTGGATCTTTGACACCGCGCAGAATGAAAAATACCCGATTGACGGAGGGGTTTTTGATATCGAGCGGGGGACGGGGGATATTATTATTCCCATTCAGGCAAAACTGGCGGTCCAGCAGCCGACGTTATTTGCGATCACGGTGGAAAAGCCAGGTGGCGTGGTTGTTTCCGACCGTTCGCGCTTGCCTCTCTTGGCCAAGGTGGAGTAAGGTAATGAATGTTTGAAAGAAGCATGCCCATGGCAGAATCCGGCCATAAACACAGATCCTGTGCAATCCGCATTCTTCATTCATCATTCTTCATTCATCATTTACCCCCTTCCCCCATGTCTTCCCCCTCCCGTCGGCATTTTTTACAAACTTTGGGCGTGGCCGCCGCGGCTGGTATTGCGACGCGGCAGACAGGTCAGACGTCAACTGTCCTCGCGGCGGATGTGGCCCCCGTGCCGTCAACCGCCACCCACCAGGCAACCGCAACTCGCCAGCCCCCCGAGCGGACGCATTTGGGCGTGTCAACGTACTCCTTTTGGCAGTTTAACCGAGAGGACTGGCGCGACCTGGGCAAGTGCATCGACGCCGCGGCGGAAATGGGCTTTGACGGGGTGGAGATATTACACCGTCAAATGGTTGACGAGTCCAACGCCACGCTGCAAGGGCTAAAAAAGCGGGCGTTTGTCAATGGTCTATCGCTGTGCGGGTTTTCCACGCACCAGGGATTTGTTTCGCCCGATCCGGCCGAGCGGAAAAAAAACATCGACCATACCATTCACTGCATTGAGTTGGCCTACGCGATGGGCATTCCCACGATGCGGGTCAATACGGGCCGCTGGGGGACGAGCAAGGATTTTGACGCCCTGATGGCCAATCGCGGCATCGAGCCAAACCTGCCTGGCTATACCGATGAGGACGGCTACAAATGGGTGATCGACAGTTTGGCCCAATGCCTGCCCGCCGCCGAAAAATGCGGCGTCTACCTGGGATTAGAAAATCACTGGGGGCTGGGCCGCACACCAGAGGGGGTGCTAAAAATCATCAAAGCAATCGATAGTCCCTGGCTAAAGGCGACGCTGGACACGGGAAACTTCCTGGAGGACCCCTATGACCGGCTGGAACTGATGGCCCCTCAGGCGATCCTGGTCCAGGCCAAGACGTACTACGGCGGCGGCCTGTGGTACAGCCTGGATTTGGATTATCCCCGCATCGCCAAAATGCTGGCCAAGCACAACTATCGCGGGTGGATCTCGCTCGAGTTTGAGGGAAAAGAAGACCCAGCGACGGGGGTCAAGAAGAGCATTGAGTTGCTCAGAGGGGCATTTGGGTAAGGGGGGAGGCACTGTAACAATAAAATGTGCATTTTTCTATTTGTGTGGTGGTGACGCAAGGCACTGGTTGACGTACGCGGATTTACGTATAGGTGGTTAATGTAGTACGGCGAGTCAGGCGGAATTAGGTTGTGCAACTACAGTAGGGTGGTACAGCCAATTAA harbors:
- a CDS encoding TIM barrel protein — translated: MSSPSRRHFLQTLGVAAAAGIATRQTGQTSTVLAADVAPVPSTATHQATATRQPPERTHLGVSTYSFWQFNREDWRDLGKCIDAAAEMGFDGVEILHRQMVDESNATLQGLKKRAFVNGLSLCGFSTHQGFVSPDPAERKKNIDHTIHCIELAYAMGIPTMRVNTGRWGTSKDFDALMANRGIEPNLPGYTDEDGYKWVIDSLAQCLPAAEKCGVYLGLENHWGLGRTPEGVLKIIKAIDSPWLKATLDTGNFLEDPYDRLELMAPQAILVQAKTYYGGGLWYSLDLDYPRIAKMLAKHNYRGWISLEFEGKEDPATGVKKSIELLRGAFG
- a CDS encoding anti-sigma factor, translated to MNFTENPREERYWELLEQHLAGSLNPQEAAEFARLSAEFYPAAENPPGTDPHLASQIGVTTDLAHWKELAGLVVAAQAVPNYQELPGSLAEKILATATLPDHRQTTRKGFASQPVHVASAGTLHGDPRPSRPDSANVTPAQQSLWSREMGAWLVAAASIFLAFVTLLNRASDRSRDIVVVPPPPNAAVQREEMLARAGQENAQIIRRDWTATMDPAALGASGDVVWDNAAQRGYMRFRGLPVNDPRQEQYQLWIFDTAQNEKYPIDGGVFDIERGTGDIIIPIQAKLAVQQPTLFAITVEKPGGVVVSDRSRLPLLAKVE